The window ACGCCAGCATGTTGCAGTGATGGTTGCACGTGGGTTCCAGTTAACAGAGAAACGAGATGCTGTAGCATTTAGTGATGTACCGACAAGTCATCCGTACGATGAGGCGATTACCTTACTTCAGCAAGCAGGCATTGTGGATGGGTCAAATGGAGCGTTTTATCCAAATGCTAATATGACTCGTGCACAATTGGCGAAAATACTAGTACTTGCATTTGGAATAACACCAAGTGGAACTAGCGCCTTCCAAGATGTTCCAGTTACGCATTGGAGTCATGATTACATTGCCGCACTTGCAGAGAATGGAATTGCACTAGGCGACAATGGTTATTTCAGACCCGATGAGCCTGTAACACGTGCTCAATTTGTGGCCTTTATATACAGAGCGCTTCATCTATAAAATAAAACTTCGTTTTCTACCTATCGAAAAGGGCTGTCTATCTTGTGACAGCCCTTTTCTTATTGTTTTCTATCAACATATAAACTAGTCATTCCAAGAAACAACAATAAAATAACACCAACGAAAGTCATCGTTGACCATTGCAGTCTGCTATCAAAAAGCTGAAAGAAGAAAGTAAACACAGGAATAAAGCATAATGACATCATGACTAAAAATGGTTCGCAATAGTGAATGCCCTTTTGTAATAAATACATCGGAACTAATACACCTAGCAATGTCATCAGTAAGACCCAACCTATATTTGCAAGCAAGTAGTTTAACAATACGTCATATGTAGCGATCAAAGACAACGTAATAATCCCATAAAACCTTTTTGATAGAATCATAGAGCTAGTCCAACCTAGTTCACTTAACTGTTTGGAATAAAGCGTACATAGCACTGCACCTAGCCCGCATAATATACTTGCAAGTACCCCTAAAATACTAAATTGATTCCACATTAACATAGCAGATTTCCCTGTAAATACAGCATAAATTAATACAAGGCAAGCACCTAGCGTCCCCATTGCAATAATCAATTGAGCTCTTTTTACAGCCTGCTTTTGCTGAATGGCTATTAATATAACGAATAAAGGGCCAAGGCCCATTTCAAGCGAACTGACTATCGCAGGTTCAATATACTTTAAGGCAAAATAAAAACCCATAAAAGCCAGAATAGATGCTATATTTAGTTTCAATAATGGGGGAGTAGCTTGCTGCCATTGAACATGTGTCTTTTGCCTAGTCGCAAAAAATTGAAAATATAATGTAGTTATTAAAAAGCTAACGCCTGTAAAGAGAAATGGATGAACGGCTTGTACACGATTAGCATAATAGACTTGACTAATAGAAGATAAAATGGCTGATATTATTAATGATAGTACGCCAATAACATATAGATTATAGTTATTTTGCGTTGAAATTTTCATATAGATCCTCCTTGAGAATTTCCAAATAATTCTATCAATTCTTATGCTGTACATCTTATATTGGAATAAATAATTAGTCAATATATTCAAATGATAATGAAAATTAGGATTTGTATACCACGTTCACTTATAAATAGCCTTGTTTGGCCATATTGCATCATTCTACTTGTAGCGCTTACCATGCAGCTAATAGCCGAGTAAAATTGTCATTTTTGGTAGCCATAAATAAAAATGAATGAAAATAAACACACTACTATCAATACATGAATAAGATGTTTCTGTAGAAGTACCGTAGAGGTAGGTGTTTGAGTGTGAAGAGAAATTGCTTGGCTACAATTTGTGTTGTATGTGCTATTGGATTGGCCGGTTGTCAGGGGAAACCGGCAAAAGAAAAAGAATTAGAGAATCAAGTAAATGAATTAACACAACAAATCGAGGAAGTACAAAAGCCAGTGACTGTCGATCAAAAAGACACACAAGAAATAGTGCCTGCGGTCGTAAATATTGTCGATCCGAATACAATGGCTATCATCCAAACCTTATCGCCGAAAGACTTAGGTTATGAAGAAGATGTTGCAACGTATAAAAAGAAAATTGAACAATTAGCGAAAGATCTTGCAAGAGGAAGTGCAACAGAAGCGGGTTATGATAAGCGAATGGTACTCGATCGAATTAGTGAGGATGGTCAGCTTATCAAAGGAAACCCACAGGTGCTTTTGAAAGAAAGTGAATTGGTGGATAAAGTGATGGAGGCATCAGCAACCGGTGGAAATGTGGAAATGCCGTTATATGTATCAGAAAGTGGTTATTATTTTGAGGATATCCCTTATTTAGAAGAAGTTGTTGTCGCATCCTATACAACGTACTTCAATACTTCAGATTTAGGGAGGAACAAGAATATTGAACTTTCAGCAAAGGCGATTAATAATGTCATCGTCGGTAGTGGGGATCATTTCTCCTTTAATACGGTGGTCGGTCCAAGAGACGAGGCAAATGGTTATCAACCTGCACCTGAAATTATCAATAAGAAAGTGGTCATGGGGATTGGAGGAGGGATTTGCCAAACATCCTCGACGCTTTTTAATGCGGTAGATCAAATTCCAATAAAATTTGTAGAGCGGCATCACCATTCATTAGATATAGGGTATGTACCAAAAGGAAGAGATGCCACTGTGTCCTATGGTGGATTAGATTTCAGGTTTCAAAACACGAGTGATGTGCCGTTCTTAATCACAACTGTTTATGGGAAAGATTTTCTTACAGTAGAAGTTAGAACCTCAAAGAAATATGAAGACATATTGAAACATCAATAATTATTATCTTAAAGAAACTTTTTACAAAGGTTTCTTTTTTGTTTGACCATGATATAGTTAAATTGAGGCTTTTCAGTATAATATAGGTTTTTATTGAAGATAGTGAAAACGCCGGTATTCCTTTTACGAATACTAAAATTCTTTCGGCAAGTATCACC of the Lysinibacillus fusiformis genome contains:
- a CDS encoding EamA family transporter, whose translation is MKISTQNNYNLYVIGVLSLIISAILSSISQVYYANRVQAVHPFLFTGVSFLITTLYFQFFATRQKTHVQWQQATPPLLKLNIASILAFMGFYFALKYIEPAIVSSLEMGLGPLFVILIAIQQKQAVKRAQLIIAMGTLGACLVLIYAVFTGKSAMLMWNQFSILGVLASILCGLGAVLCTLYSKQLSELGWTSSMILSKRFYGIITLSLIATYDVLLNYLLANIGWVLLMTLLGVLVPMYLLQKGIHYCEPFLVMMSLCFIPVFTFFFQLFDSRLQWSTMTFVGVILLLFLGMTSLYVDRKQ
- a CDS encoding VanW family protein — protein: MKRNCLATICVVCAIGLAGCQGKPAKEKELENQVNELTQQIEEVQKPVTVDQKDTQEIVPAVVNIVDPNTMAIIQTLSPKDLGYEEDVATYKKKIEQLAKDLARGSATEAGYDKRMVLDRISEDGQLIKGNPQVLLKESELVDKVMEASATGGNVEMPLYVSESGYYFEDIPYLEEVVVASYTTYFNTSDLGRNKNIELSAKAINNVIVGSGDHFSFNTVVGPRDEANGYQPAPEIINKKVVMGIGGGICQTSSTLFNAVDQIPIKFVERHHHSLDIGYVPKGRDATVSYGGLDFRFQNTSDVPFLITTVYGKDFLTVEVRTSKKYEDILKHQ